TGCACATCCAGAGCCAAACTGGCCCCGGGCTCATGCCCGCACCCGAGATGGTGCAGCGCGTGAAAGACCCGCAGGAAGCGGTCGAGGAACACGACGTCCTCGGGATCCCAGGCTTGGACATAGAGTGCCTCTGCGCGGACGGGAAGGCCGCGGCCGGTCTCCACGACACACCGAGCGCTGTAGGCGACCCGCTCCCCGTCGATCGCTCGGACCACCGGGACTTGGTCGGGCCGGAGTCGAAAGCTCGCGACACCTGCGGTGAGGACGCCGTTGCGATACCGGAAACCCGCCTGCTTGCGCAAACGTGCTGCGGGATGCAGTTGGTGCAGGCGCTCGTTGAGATATTCGACGACCTGAGTCAGCGGCATGGCGGTGGTTTCTCTCTCGTCGAGTCAAGGAACAGAGCAGCTCAGCGTCGTGGCCTTGCGGAGGCCCTCGGAACGCCGGGAAAACAACTGAGATCGACGATAGCGCCGAACGGGGAGAAACAAAAAGAATATGAAACGATTTATTTATACCTGACAGAAATAAAGCGTCCCAGCAATCCGCTATCGAGCATGGAGCAAGACGGTCACGCGAAGGTCGACCCGATGGGGGTTAGGTCAGCCCAACATTTTCCAGGTGCTTGATGCCCAGGGTGCTTTATGACCGGATACCACCGACGACGATGGCCGGGAACGCCATCAAGGCCGACAATACGAGCGAGCACAAACCGGTCAGGCCCATCGAGGGTGCAACCCACGGGAAACCCCCGCCGACGAGCGCCCGATCGACGATCGCGACCCGCCCGCCGACGGAGATGTCGTACACAACTTCCCCGAGGCAAAACCTCAATCCCACCGCCCTTGGACACCGGACATCGAGCCCGGCGTCTCGGGCTCAGGTCAATACATCGGCCCAGATGTTGCGCGCCCATGCCAACGCGTAATCCGCCTCGAGTCGGTTACGCTCCGGCGAGAGACCGCCGGCCCCTTCCACGGGCAGTAGCGTGCTCTTCTCGGCGTCGAACGTGTAGACGCCTGCGACATGGACGGCCTGCGTGTCGGACACGAAGCTGTAGCAGGTATTGGCGATGATCGGCGCGGTATTTGGCTCGGCGCCGGCGAGCCGGGCAATGATCGCATCGGCAGCCACCTTCACGTGGTTGTTGGCCATGAAGCCCGATTTCGGCATGCCGGGTGACGCAACAATGGCATCGCCGATGACATGGATGCCGGGGATGGCCAGCGACTCGAAACCAAGATACTCGACCCCGCACCAACGATCGTCGGCGGTCACGAGCGGTGTCGCGATGAGCCCGGAGCGTTGCGGCGGGATGACATTGAAGAGATCGGCCTTGACACTTTCGAATTCCAGGATCGCCCGATTCTCCGCAAGCTCGAAATCGACCACCTGGTTATTGGGTCGGTACTCGATAATGTCCTTGTAGAGGCTATCCCAGGCATCGAGAAACAGGCCCTTCTTCGAGGTAATCTCCGGGTTGGCATCGAGCACGATCACCTTGCTGCGCGGCTTGTGCTGCTTGAAATAATTGGCGATCAAGCTGATGCGCTCGTAGGGTCCGGGTGGGCAACGGTAAGGCGGCGCGGGAATGGAGATGGCGAAGGTGTCGCCGTCGGGCAGCGCTTCGAGTTGCTTACGCAACTCCACCGTCTGCGGACCGGCCTTCCATGCATGCAGCACGCGTGACTGGGCCTCGGGGGAGTCGAGACCCGGAATGCGGTCGTAAAGAAAGTCGATACCGGGCGCGACGATCAGCCTGTCCCACGGCAGCGGGTCACCGTTGGCCAGGCGCACCTCACGCTTGTCCGGATCGATGGCGACGGCCTCGTCGTGGACCAGTCGGATGTCATACTTCTCCAGTCCGTCATAAGCGAGGGTGATGTCCTCGATGTCCTTGACTCCGGCCAGGACCAGGTTGCTGATGGGGCAGGAGACGAAATTGGAATTGCGCTCGACCAGGGTGACATCGAGGCCGGGCGCCCATTTCTTGAGATACTTCGCCGCAGTCGCGCCACCGAATCCGCCGCCGATGACGACTACGCGTCCTTGTACATTACCGGCGGCGAATGCAGCGGGGCCGGCAGCCAGCGTCGTGGCGAGAGCGGCCGAGGTTTTAAGAAAGGTGCGTCGATTCATGTTCATGTCTCGTGCCTCAGTCCTTCGGTTGGGCCGCAAACCAGGCAGCAAGGGCCGCCAGCTCGTCGTCCGTATAACCTTTGGCGTGCTGGTCCATGACCGTGGCCGGCCGATCTCCCGACTTGAATTCGAGCAACGCCACGTAGAGTTCCTCGTGATCACGACCGGCCAGTGCGATCATGCCCTTCTGTGCGCGGCCATCGGTCCCATGGCAGGCGGCGCAGGACGCGGCCCAGGCACGGACCTGGCCATCTACCCGATCATCGGAGGATGCGGTTTGAGTCACTGCCGCAGGCAGCGTCAAGGTCACGCCGAGCATGGCAGCTTTAATAATGGATCTCATGGGTTCTCCGGACAGACTGGTTGGTTTGAGTGTGGGGCTCTTCGTCTTCGCACAACCAAGCGAAACGAAGCGCATGCCCGCAGCAAAGGGTGGCAAGCCAACCGGCGCATGGGAACCAAGAATTGCCGATAAGGAAATCACGCTGGCGTTTCATCGTCCGGATCTCGCGCCCCCCTCATTGCCTGTCCGCACCGCGGACCAAGACCCCATCGATCGCCTGCGCCCCAGGTCATCCAGGATACGTTCCGCGAGCAGGTGCGGCCGGGGCTCCACGACCATCGCGGCGCCGAACATCTCCGCCGTGTCCTCGTGGAAGAACCGCGAGACCGCCGCCGAGCCGCCGATGGGTGCGGGCACGCAGTGATAGGAGGGCACACCGAGCAGCCGGAAACCAAGCGCCGCGCCCACGCCTTTCTCATTACTCCATTCCGGGCTGGCGAAGGCGAAGGGCATGTCCCTGATCGGTCGCCCGGCCAGATCGGCCAGCGCCCGAAAGAGTCCCGAGGCGCGCGCGTTGTCGAGACACTCGCCCATGTGCCACACCGGCGGCAGCCCGCGCTCCGCGAGCAGCGTGCGTAGACCGGGGCCGGTGCGCTCCAGCGCCGTCTCGGTGCAGTAGCCGAGCTTGAGCAACGGGAAGGAGGCGCAGCCGTTGGTGAGGATCAGACAATCCGCTGCCAACAACGCATCGGCGACCTCACACAGGGTCTTTTCGTAGAGCACCTTGGGATTGTTGCAGCCCACCAGATTGACGATGCCGTGAATCCGGCCATCGGCCAGCGCCTCCAGCAGATTCGGCAGCCCGTCGAAGGATTCTGTGATGCTTTCGACCGAGAAGCCGATCTCGGCCTCCATCACCTGACGCGGCACGAAGACGTTGGCGGCACGCCGCAGCGGGAATTGATCGACGCCCATCCGCACGATTCGGCGGGCCAGCGCATGGACCTCGGCGAGGTTCGCGTGATGATGGTCGAAGCCGATGTGCTCGGCCCCCGGCAGGCGGCAGGAGTCGCTGGTGGTCACGACGCGGGTGTGGAAGCAGCGCGCCACGTCCATGATGCCGGGATAGACATCCTGGACATCGGCGATCCAGAGATCGAGCGCGCCTGTGCCCAGCACCAGCTCGGCGCCGATGGCGTTGGCCAGCGGACTGACGCCGCCGTGACGATACAGCGACGAGAGGCCCGAGCAGCAGATGCCGTAGAAGCGGATACCGGTCGCACCGCGTTCGGCGGCAAGCGCGCGCAGATCCGGGTCGTCGGCCGCCGTGACGATCGCCATCGGCAGCACCGGCGAATGACCGTGGATGGCGATATTGACCGTGTCCGGGTCGAGTGCGCCGAGATTGGCGGCGATGCGGTCGCGGCGCGGCGGGCCATAGAGGATGTCCATGGCGATCGAGGAGCCGAGCACGCTGCTCCAGGCGAAGGCAAGTCCGCAGCGCAGCAGTTGGCGCATGACGTTTTCCCAGTCGCCGTCGGTGCCTGTCCCGGTGCGGTGTAGCGCCTCGAAGACCTCGTGATAGGCACCGATCGGCAGGATATCGAGCGCCTTCCAGACGGCGAGACGTTCCGGCGGCGCGAGCGCCTGGAGGGTGCGGTGCGCGCCGGGGACGGTGCGCGACAGATCTTCCAGCAGGATGTCGGCGATCTCGCCCGCGAGTTCGGGCAGACCCTTGGCCGGATCGTCAATGCCGAAGGCGCGGGCGATGGCGCGCGCCTTGGCCTCGCCCCGGATCGGCAGGGCCACGCGTCCCTCGGCGGCGGCCTTGAGCGTCAGCATGACCTCGCGTCCGCGCGCGCCGTGCGAGGCGACGCCGGCGGCGACCCAGCGCAGGATGTTGCGTGCCACGATCAGGTCGGCATCCGCTCCGCATACCCCGCGCGGGCTGCGTGCCGTTACTTTGCATGGGCCCATGTTGCAGATGCGGCAGCAGGTGCCGTCGAGCCCGAATCCGCAGTGGGCCTTCTGCGCATCGAAGCGGTCGAAGGCGGTCTCGATGCCGAGCGTCTCCATCTGCACCAGCATCTGGCGCACCGCCGGATCGGGGGTCTGCGCCATGACATCGGCCTTGGTGGGGAATCCCTTGCGCGCATCCTTGGAAGTCCGTGAGCTCATGCACTCACCGCCGCCTCGAGATCGCCGGCCAGCTGCAGGATGTTGGCCGTTAGGGTTTCCGCGGCAAGCAGGAACTCGCCCGTCAGAGGTGGCGGGGTGCCGGCCAGATCGGCCTCGCGCACCTGTTCATCGTAGGGAAAGGCGGCAACCGGCGGCCAGTCGCCGAGCGAGCAGCGCAGTTTCAGCAATTCCCCGTGATTCCGATAGCCGCACACCACGGCATGGACGCGCGCGATTCCGAGATCGGCGGCGAGCCGCCGCACCGCTGCGGCGGTCTCCAGGCTGCGCTGTCCCGGCTCCACCACCACCAGCACCAGATCGACCCCGGCAATGGTGCCCCGGCTCAGATGCTCCAGCCCGGCCTCGCTGTCGATCAGCGTAATATCGGCGGGCAGCGCCGAGGCATCGGACAGCAGACGCTGCAGAACGGCATGTTCGGCGCAATAACAACCCTCGCCGCCCGCCTTGCCCCAGCCGAGCGCCACCAGCGGATTGCCGCAGCCCCAGGTCACGGTTCCCCGCAGCAGGAGATCGCCGGTGTCGGGATTGAACTGGAAGAACCCGAGCGGCAAGGCGCCCACGCCGGCAGCGGTGCGAATCAGATCGTGCTGACGGGCGAGCGGTTGCGGAGGTTCCGCGCCATCGAGCGGCAGGACCGAGGCCAGATTGGCATCCGGATCGGCATCCAGCGCCAGCACGCGCCGACCCTGTTCTACCAATGTCCGCGCCAGCGCACCAGCCACGGTCGTCTTACCAGCGCCGCCCTTGCCGACGATCGCGATGCGTAGCGGATGGGCGCTCGCGGCTGGCATGGTGGCCTTCGAGCCACGACGACTCGCACCGGAGCGGTGGTGGTGCGACAACGGATGCTGGACATCGGGACGCGCCGATCGCGCGTCGATCGGTTCGCTGGGTGGCGTTTGGCACATGAGTGTTCGCTCCAGTAGATGGCCCATCGGGCCTATGGATGAGTCAGCTCAATCCCGCCGATCCCAGGCACGATGAGCCAGGCGCGCAGCGAGATCGAGCAGATAGCCGAGCATGCCTATGAAGAGGATCACGGCCATCAGCTCGCCGTAGGCCATGCGATCGCGGGTATCCAGAATGAAATAGCCGAGTCCGGCGTGGACGCCGAGCATCTCGGCCGGGACCAGCACCACCCAGATCAGCCCGATGGCCAAACGCACGCCGGTCAGCAGGTGGCTGACGATGGCCGGGATGATGATGCCGATCAGCACCTCCAGACGCCGGGCGGCCAGGCTGCGGGCGAGGCGCAGCCAGCGCGGGTCGATGGCCTGCACCCCGGCGGCGACGTTCAGCGCGATGGGCCAGACGGCAGCGAAAGCGAGCAGGAAATAGACAGGCGCGTCGCCGATACCCAGCGCCATTACCGCCAGCGGCATCCAGGACAGCGGCGAGATCATCCGCAGGAACTGAAAGGTCGCCGTGGTGGAGCGTTCGAAGGCGCACGAGACGCCGACCAGCAGCCCGATCGGCACGCCGACGCCCAGTGCCAAGGCGAGCCCGACAATGACACGGCGCAAGCTGTCGACCGTGTGCGGCCAAAGCTCGCGGGTGTTCGCGAGCGTTGCAATCGCCTCCCATGTGGCTGCCGGCGAGAAGCGCGCAGCCATCGCCGAAGCGCCAAGGCCAGGCTGGGTCGCCAGCCACCAGAGCAGAAGGGTCACGACAAGTCCGCTGGCCGGCAGCAGGAACTGGGCGTGGAGCCGACCAGGCCATGCGGGCGGGGTGGACGACGCCAGGGATTGGGCCTCCGTGATCTCCTTGGCCTCGCTCACACCGCGATCCTCTCCGTGCGCTCCCAACCACCGACCACGCCGAAGGCCGTCAGCCCGCCGAGGGACTCGACCGCGTTCCGCACGAAGCGGTCGTCGACCAGATCCCCGGCAACGAAGGCCGGATCCAGATCGGCCAGAAAGGCGTTGTCGCCCTCGACCTGCGTCTCCTTCAGCGCCCGCACCAAGGCCTCCGTGTAGGAGGGGAAGGGCCAGGGTTGGAAGTCGATCCGCTCGCGGTTCCAGTCGGTATGGCGATTGGCGCCGCTGGCCAGATATTCGCGGTCGCGTTCGGCGTTGGGTACCAGCACCCTTTCCAGGACGGGTTGCGGGAACGGGGTGTATTGACCGGGCCCGTCGCGGGCGAGCAACGCGGCGGTTTCCTCCCGGTGGCCGCGCATCCAGTGCTGGGCCTTGACGACGGCGTTGACGACCTTCTGCGACCACTCGGGTCGCTCCTGAAGGTCCTTCTCATGCTGAAACACGACGCAGCAGGCGTGGTTGTTCCAGAAATCGCCGGTGAAGCGCAGGATCTTGCCGATCCCCTGGATCTCGGCCGCGGCATTGAAGGGTTCGGCAACGATGAAGCCGGCAATGGAGCCGTTCGCCAGCGCCGATCCCATGTCGGCAGGGGCCATGACCGTGAGGGCGACCTCGTTCGGTGCCAGCTTCCCCTTGGGGCGGGTAACCAGGGTCAGCTCGGCCTCGCGCAGCAGTTGTTGCAGCACCACGTTGTGGATCGAGTACCAGAAGGGGATGGCGACCTGTTGGCCACCGAGATCCTTGACCGACTCGATCGACGGCGCGACGGTCAGTGCCGATCCGGCCATGTGATTCCAGGCCGTCACCTTGGCCGGGAAATGCGATCCATAGCGTGCCCAAACAGTGATCGGCGACAGCAGATGGACCACATTCACCTGCCCGGCCATAAATGCCTCAACGATCTGCGCCCAGGATCGGAACAGCCGTGGCGACTCGGCCGTGAGACCCTCGGCCTCGAAAAGTTGGCGGGCATGGGCGATCAACAACGGCGAGCTGTCGGTGATCGGCAGGTAGCCGATGCGCACCGTGTCGTCCGCGGGCGCGGCCCAGGTCGGCAGGGTCGCGCCGGCGGTGAGCAGCGCGGACAGGCGCAGGAACTCGCGCCGGGAGAGATCGAGTGTCGTGCTCATGGAGTCTCCGATATCGCCAGGGGGTCGAGGGGTAAACGGTATGAGGCGGGGCGTGCCGACACGCTATGAACGGGGACCTGCGATGTCCTGTGCCGGGTCAGTGCGTCGAGGATCTCACCCCGCAGATCGAGGATCCGGGGGGTATGCCGCGCCCGCGGGGCCGGTCCCAACACGCCGAGCAGGCCCCATTCGCCGACGATTCCGGCGGGGCGTCCGCCCATCAGCAGCACCCGATCCGACACCCGCAGGGCCTCGTCGATGTCGTGGGTGACCAACAGGGCCGCGCTCGCGCGCCGATGGACCAGCTCGGTCAGCAGGGCCTGCATCGCCTCGCGGGTAATGGCGTCCAACGCGGAAAAAGGCTCGTCGAGCAGGATCAGGGCCGGCTGGCGTCCCAGTGCACGGGCCAGCGCCAGACGCTGGGCCATGCCCCCGGAAAGCTGATGCGGGTAGCGTCGGGCGTGCTCGGCCAGTCCAACATCGGCCAGGGCCGCAGCGACCCGCGCCCGACGCGCGGCGCGCGGCAGCCCGAGACGGCGGAATCCCAGGCCAAAGCCGGCATTGCCCTCGACCGACAGCCAGGGCAGCAGACAGGGATCCTGGAACACCACCGCAACCTCGCCCGGCGTGCGTTGGACCGGTGTGCCGCGAAAATGGATCGCGCCCGCCGAGGGGCTGGCCAGTCCGCCCAGCAGACCGAGCAGCGAGGACTTGCCGCAGCCTGACTCGCCGACCAGGGCGACGATCTCACGCGGACGCACGGCTAAATCCACGCCCGTGAAGACGGGTGGGGCGCCGCAATGGTAGCTCAGGGCGAGCCCGCGCGCGGAGAGGAGCGGTGTCGACATGCGTTGAATCCGAATGGCCTTGATGGGGCGCAAGCGTGCAAGAGACCCGCAGCCATCCAAACCAATTTTTTCTGCTGAGTTTTTCGCGGTTCGTCGCGGTCGAAGGATGGCTGACCGAGGACAGCGCTCAGTCAGGTCGGTTTGGCCTCGCTATGCGATCATTCGCAATTCTTGTCTTCCACCTGACATCGACAGGAGCGCCCATGCTGCCCGATACCGCCACACTGTTTCCTCGAAACCTGCTCTCCGGCTTGGTTTGCGCGGCAACCTTGACCTTCAACGCCGCCTTGGCCGCCGAGGAGGATGTCTTGATGCACAAGGATCCGAACTGCGGCTGTTGCGGCCAGTGGGCCGAGCATCTGCGCGCGAACGGCTTCAGCGTGAAAGAGATCGCGACCCGTGAGATGGATTCGATCAAGCGCGACGCCGGGGTGCCCCCGGCTCTGGCCTCCTGTCATACCGCCCGGGTCGGCGGTTATGTCGTCGAGGGTCATGTCCCGGCTGACGATATCCGGCGTCTGCTCGCCGAGCGCCCGTCGGCGATCGGGATCTCGGCCCCCGGCATGCCGCTCGGCTCGCCGGGCATGGAAGGCGCCTACCCCGCCGAGTCCTATCAGGTAATAAGTTTCGATGCCGAGGGGAAAACGCAGGTGTTTGCCGAGCACTGACTGCCCACCTGCCAGCTTGCTGACAGGCGCAGTCAGCCTTTGGTCAGCACTCCTGCGTTACCTTGCACCCAAGGTCGCGACTCCTCGCGACCAACCACTTCAAGGCAACAGCCGGAGCGCGAACCGTGAACACCTCTTCAATCCAGCATCCCGCACAGACGAGCGTGCTCGGCATCATGCGGACACGCAGAGGTCTCGCGGCCAGGAGTGTCCGTACCCCACCCGTCCGGCAGCGGCCGACGTTCGTCTTACGCCGCGCGGTCGAGCCGACGGTGTCGATCGAGGACGCAATCGCCCGCTACCTGGCGGATCAGCCCCCGCAGCTCTATCGCAGCGGCGCCTGATCTTCGCGTCCGGGATCAGGGCAGCGCTGCCTTGGGGAACACCGCCTCCTTGACCTGCTCCGCGGTCAGTGCCGGGGCGCATTCCAAAATGAAGCGTACCGCATAGTCACGCAGATAGTGACCGCGCCGCAGGCCCAGGCGGGCGGTATTGACGTCGAACATGTCCGGGGTGTCGAGCAGGCACAAGCCCGCATCGCGAGCGGGGTCGAAGGCCATGGCCGCGATGATGCCGACGCCCAGCCCCAGCTCCACGTAAGCCTTGATGACATCGGCGTCGAGCGCGGACATGACCACATCGGGGGCCAGTCCGGCGCGGGCGAAGGCGGCGTCGATACGCGCACGGCCCGTGTGGCCCGGGTAGTAGGTGATGATCGGATAGTCTGCAATCGCGCTGAGGGTCAGGGGCGCGACCCCGGCCAGCGGATGGGTGATCGGGACGATCACCGCATGCCGCCACCGGTAATAGGGGAAGCTGACCAGATCCTCTTCGCTCCCGAGCGCCTCGGTGGCGATCCCGATGTCCACCCGACCGTCGCGCAGCAGGCTGACGATCTCCCCCGGTCCGCACTCGTGGAGCTCCAGATAGACCTTCGGAAACGCCTGCTTGAATCGGGTCACCACCGCAGGCAAGGCATAACGTGCCTGGGTGTGGGTCGTCGCGATGGCCAGGTGACCCGTATCCTGCTGCGCGAATTGCTCGCCGAGATGTTTCATGTTCTGGGTGTCGATCAAGATGCGCTCGACGATCGGCAGCAGCTCTTTGCCGGGCTCGGTCAATCCGAGCAGCCGCTTGCCGCGGCGCACGAACAGCTCCATGCCGAGCTCGTCCTCCAGATCCTTGATGTGTTTGGAGACACCGGATTGAGCGGTATAGAGCGCGTTCGCGACCTCGGTCAGGTTGAAGTTGCGCCGGACCGTCTCGCGGACGATCCGCAGTTGTTGGAGGTTCATCTCAGGCCGCCTGACTCGGGAAGACGCGAATCCGGGCCGGGACCAGCCGCACCATTTGCCCGCGGGTCAGCGCCAAGGCGTCGACCTGCGCACGCGGCATAACGACCTCGTAATGGGCCGGCTCTCCGCGCACCGCGGCACCCGGTAGACTGTCGAGTTCCACCCGGACGTCGGCGCCGAAGATCAGGACGCGCTCCACGACGGCCGCGACCCCGTGCGGCGTGTCCGGATCGGTCTCGATCCTCAGCTCGTGGGGGCGCGAGAACGCCACTGCTTCGGCGCCGTGGATCACCTGTGTCTGCTGGTGCGGCAGGGTCGCCTCGCCGACGCGCAGATGCGGCCCCTCGATACGTCCGTGAAAGACATTGACCGCGCCGAGAAACCCGTAGACGAAGGGGGTGGCCGGGTGCTCGTAGACCTCGGTCGGGGTGTCGACCTGCTCGACGCGGCCACGGTTCATCAGGACCACCCGATCCGACACCTCGAGGGCCTCTTCCTGGTCGTGCGTGACGAAGATCGAGGTCACCTTAAGCTCGTCGTGCAATCGCCTCATCCAGCGGCGCAGCTCCTTGCGCACCTGGGCATCGAGTGCACCGAACGGCTCGTCGAGCAGCAGAACGCGCGGCTCGACGGCCAAGGCACGGGCCAGCGCGACGCGCTGGCGCTGACCGCCGGACAACTGCGCCGGGAAGCGCTCGGCCAGCGCGTCGAGCTGGACCAGATCGAGCAGGCGATGGACCCGCCGGCGAATCTCGGCGTCGTCGGGACGTTCGCGTCGTGGCTTCACGCGCAGCCCGAAGGCGACGTTCTCGAGCACGGTCATGTGACGAAAGAGCGCATAGTGCTGGAAGACGAACCCGACCCGTCGTTGGCGCACATGGGTGTCGGAGGCATCCTCGCCCTCCAGGATGACGCGACCGGAGTCGGCTGTTTCCAAGCCCGCGATGACGCGCAAGAGCGTGGTCTTGCCGCACCCCGAAGGTCCCAGCAGCGCCGTCAAGGCACCGGTCGGGAAATCGAGCGACACCTGATCCAGCGCGACGAACGCGCCGAATTGCTTATGAATCTCTTTGACTTGGATGCTCATGGATTGGTCCTTAGACGGTGTCCCGAAGGCCTCGCTCGACCTTCCACTCGATGAAGGTCTTCAGCCCCAAGGTCACCAGCGCCAGCAGCGCCAACAGCGAGGCTACCGCGAAGGCCGCAGCGAAATTGTATTCGTTGTAGAGGATCTCGACATGCAGCGGCATGGTGTTGGTGTGACCGCGGATATGGCCGGAGACGACGCTCACCGCGCCGAACTCGCCCATCGCGCGGGCGTTGCACAGGATCACCCCGTAGAGCAGGCCCCATTTGATGTTGGGGAGCGTCACGCGCCACAAGGTTTGAAGACCGTTGGCGCCGAGCACGACGGCGGCCTCTTCTTCCTCGCGACCCTGCGCCTCCATCAAGGGGATCAGCTCGCGGGCGACGAAGGGAACGGTGATGAACACGGTCGCCAGAACGATCCCGGGGACGGCGAAGATGATCTTGATGTCATGCTCGAACAGCCAGGCGCCGAACCAGCCATGGGCGCCGAACAGCAGGACGAAGATCAGGCCCGCGATCACCGGCGAAACCGAGAATGGCAGATCGATCAGGGTGGTGAGAAAACGCTTGCCGCGGAACTCGAACTTCGCGATCGCCCAGGCCGCTGCGACCCCGAACACCAGATTGAGAGGCACCGAGATGGCGGCAACGAGCAAGGTCAGGCGAACCGCCGCCAAGGCGTCCGGCTCGGTCACTGCCGTAAGATAGGTGCCCCAACCCTTGCGCAGCGCCTCCGTGAAGACCGCGAGGAGCGGCAACAGCAGGAACAGCACAAAGAAGGACAGTGCCGCAAACAGGATCAGCCACTTCACCCAGAGAACCTCGCGGGTGGCCGCGCTGGCCTCATAGCGGCGAGCATCCGTGCGGGCATGGACGACAGCGACACCCATCAGCGATTCCTCCCGGTCCGCTTCGCACTCCAGGCCTGCAACAGATTGATGGCCAGCAGCATGAGAAAGGAAAAGACCAACATGACCAGGGCGACGGCGGTCGCGCCGGTGTAGTCGTACTGCTCGAGCTTGGTCATGATGATGAG
The sequence above is drawn from the Thiocapsa rosea genome and encodes:
- a CDS encoding NAD(P)/FAD-dependent oxidoreductase translates to MNRRTFLKTSAALATTLAAGPAAFAAGNVQGRVVVIGGGFGGATAAKYLKKWAPGLDVTLVERNSNFVSCPISNLVLAGVKDIEDITLAYDGLEKYDIRLVHDEAVAIDPDKREVRLANGDPLPWDRLIVAPGIDFLYDRIPGLDSPEAQSRVLHAWKAGPQTVELRKQLEALPDGDTFAISIPAPPYRCPPGPYERISLIANYFKQHKPRSKVIVLDANPEITSKKGLFLDAWDSLYKDIIEYRPNNQVVDFELAENRAILEFESVKADLFNVIPPQRSGLIATPLVTADDRWCGVEYLGFESLAIPGIHVIGDAIVASPGMPKSGFMANNHVKVAADAIIARLAGAEPNTAPIIANTCYSFVSDTQAVHVAGVYTFDAEKSTLLPVEGAGGLSPERNRLEADYALAWARNIWADVLT
- a CDS encoding c-type cytochrome; the protein is MRSIIKAAMLGVTLTLPAAVTQTASSDDRVDGQVRAWAASCAACHGTDGRAQKGMIALAGRDHEELYVALLEFKSGDRPATVMDQHAKGYTDDELAALAAWFAAQPKD
- the cooS gene encoding anaerobic carbon-monoxide dehydrogenase catalytic subunit; translation: MSSRTSKDARKGFPTKADVMAQTPDPAVRQMLVQMETLGIETAFDRFDAQKAHCGFGLDGTCCRICNMGPCKVTARSPRGVCGADADLIVARNILRWVAAGVASHGARGREVMLTLKAAAEGRVALPIRGEAKARAIARAFGIDDPAKGLPELAGEIADILLEDLSRTVPGAHRTLQALAPPERLAVWKALDILPIGAYHEVFEALHRTGTGTDGDWENVMRQLLRCGLAFAWSSVLGSSIAMDILYGPPRRDRIAANLGALDPDTVNIAIHGHSPVLPMAIVTAADDPDLRALAAERGATGIRFYGICCSGLSSLYRHGGVSPLANAIGAELVLGTGALDLWIADVQDVYPGIMDVARCFHTRVVTTSDSCRLPGAEHIGFDHHHANLAEVHALARRIVRMGVDQFPLRRAANVFVPRQVMEAEIGFSVESITESFDGLPNLLEALADGRIHGIVNLVGCNNPKVLYEKTLCEVADALLAADCLILTNGCASFPLLKLGYCTETALERTGPGLRTLLAERGLPPVWHMGECLDNARASGLFRALADLAGRPIRDMPFAFASPEWSNEKGVGAALGFRLLGVPSYHCVPAPIGGSAAVSRFFHEDTAEMFGAAMVVEPRPHLLAERILDDLGRRRSMGSWSAVRTGNEGGARSGR
- a CDS encoding AAA family ATPase — encoded protein: MPAASAHPLRIAIVGKGGAGKTTVAGALARTLVEQGRRVLALDADPDANLASVLPLDGAEPPQPLARQHDLIRTAAGVGALPLGFFQFNPDTGDLLLRGTVTWGCGNPLVALGWGKAGGEGCYCAEHAVLQRLLSDASALPADITLIDSEAGLEHLSRGTIAGVDLVLVVVEPGQRSLETAAAVRRLAADLGIARVHAVVCGYRNHGELLKLRCSLGDWPPVAAFPYDEQVREADLAGTPPPLTGEFLLAAETLTANILQLAGDLEAAVSA
- a CDS encoding ABC transporter permease, producing the protein MSEAKEITEAQSLASSTPPAWPGRLHAQFLLPASGLVVTLLLWWLATQPGLGASAMAARFSPAATWEAIATLANTRELWPHTVDSLRRVIVGLALALGVGVPIGLLVGVSCAFERSTTATFQFLRMISPLSWMPLAVMALGIGDAPVYFLLAFAAVWPIALNVAAGVQAIDPRWLRLARSLAARRLEVLIGIIIPAIVSHLLTGVRLAIGLIWVVLVPAEMLGVHAGLGYFILDTRDRMAYGELMAVILFIGMLGYLLDLAARLAHRAWDRRD
- a CDS encoding ABC transporter substrate-binding protein — encoded protein: MSTTLDLSRREFLRLSALLTAGATLPTWAAPADDTVRIGYLPITDSSPLLIAHARQLFEAEGLTAESPRLFRSWAQIVEAFMAGQVNVVHLLSPITVWARYGSHFPAKVTAWNHMAGSALTVAPSIESVKDLGGQQVAIPFWYSIHNVVLQQLLREAELTLVTRPKGKLAPNEVALTVMAPADMGSALANGSIAGFIVAEPFNAAAEIQGIGKILRFTGDFWNNHACCVVFQHEKDLQERPEWSQKVVNAVVKAQHWMRGHREETAALLARDGPGQYTPFPQPVLERVLVPNAERDREYLASGANRHTDWNRERIDFQPWPFPSYTEALVRALKETQVEGDNAFLADLDPAFVAGDLVDDRFVRNAVESLGGLTAFGVVGGWERTERIAV
- a CDS encoding ABC transporter ATP-binding protein; translation: MSTPLLSARGLALSYHCGAPPVFTGVDLAVRPREIVALVGESGCGKSSLLGLLGGLASPSAGAIHFRGTPVQRTPGEVAVVFQDPCLLPWLSVEGNAGFGLGFRRLGLPRAARRARVAAALADVGLAEHARRYPHQLSGGMAQRLALARALGRQPALILLDEPFSALDAITREAMQALLTELVHRRASAALLVTHDIDEALRVSDRVLLMGGRPAGIVGEWGLLGVLGPAPRARHTPRILDLRGEILDALTRHRTSQVPVHSVSARPASYRLPLDPLAISETP
- a CDS encoding DUF411 domain-containing protein codes for the protein MLPDTATLFPRNLLSGLVCAATLTFNAALAAEEDVLMHKDPNCGCCGQWAEHLRANGFSVKEIATREMDSIKRDAGVPPALASCHTARVGGYVVEGHVPADDIRRLLAERPSAIGISAPGMPLGSPGMEGAYPAESYQVISFDAEGKTQVFAEH
- a CDS encoding CysB family HTH-type transcriptional regulator, whose protein sequence is MNLQQLRIVRETVRRNFNLTEVANALYTAQSGVSKHIKDLEDELGMELFVRRGKRLLGLTEPGKELLPIVERILIDTQNMKHLGEQFAQQDTGHLAIATTHTQARYALPAVVTRFKQAFPKVYLELHECGPGEIVSLLRDGRVDIGIATEALGSEEDLVSFPYYRWRHAVIVPITHPLAGVAPLTLSAIADYPIITYYPGHTGRARIDAAFARAGLAPDVVMSALDADVIKAYVELGLGVGIIAAMAFDPARDAGLCLLDTPDMFDVNTARLGLRRGHYLRDYAVRFILECAPALTAEQVKEAVFPKAALP